The following are encoded together in the Panicum virgatum strain AP13 chromosome 6K, P.virgatum_v5, whole genome shotgun sequence genome:
- the LOC120712702 gene encoding EPIDERMAL PATTERNING FACTOR-like protein 1 gives MRPASSSAARAFLSGAVFLLALLGLVLEAACLRSLQPPPTPLLQGGGGGGTAAGEEKVRLGSSPPSCRGKCYECSPCTAVQVPTLSTGPSGPSSAAARPQTRARAAADEVATLSNYKPVGWKCQCRDRLYEP, from the exons ATGAGGCCGGCATCATCATCAGCCGCGCGCGCCTTCCTCTCGGGCGCCGTGTTCTTGCTCGCCCTCCTCGGCTTGGTCCTCGAAGCCGCCTGCCTCCGAAGCCTGCAGCCTCCTCCTACTCCTCTGCTGCAG ggcggcggcggcggcgggacggcggcgggggaggagaaGGTGCGGCTGGGGTCGAGCCCGCCGAGCTGCCGGGGCAAGTGCTACGAGTGCAGCCCGTGCACGGCCGTGCAGGTGCCCACGCTGTCGACGGGGCCGTCCGGgccgtcgtccgccgccgcgcggccgcagacccgggcgcgcgccgcggccgacgaGGTCGCCACGCTCTCCAACTACAAGCCCGTCGGCTGGAAGTGCCAGTGCCGCGACCGCCTGTACGAGCCCTGA